The region TCTGGGCGACCGCAACCCGGTACTCGACGAAGTGAACCGCTTTATCAACCGCGAGTTCAAGAAACACAGCATCAACATCTCGTTCCAACAGATTGAGGTGTACCTTAAGAACATGGATGCTCAGGAATACAAGGTGGTACCGATCAAACCCCAAGGCGAGCCTGGCGCCACTGAGCCAGCCCCTGTGCAAAAGCCGCAGTTGGGCAAGCACGAACCGCCCAAGGACTGACATCGACCGAGCAGCGCGGGCGTGCTCGCAATAGCCTCACCGCGCTGCAACACACCACCGCGTTGCCTGCTTCGCGAGACACGCCAGCTCCTGCATGGAGCCTGAGGCTTACCCACTTTTGTTTGCTGGAGATGGCCGTTGAAAGCCCTCGACGAACTGACCTTCGACAACCGTTTCGCCCGCTTGGGAGACACCTTCTCAACCCACGTGCTTCCAGACCCCATCGACGCACCGCGGCTGGTGGTGGCCAGCGAAGCCGCCATGCGCTTGCTCGACCTGGACCCCGCCGTGGCCGAAGACCCGGTGTTTGCCAAACTGTTCGGCGGCCATACCCTGTGGGCAGATGCCGAGCCGCGGGCGATGGTCTATTCCGGCCACCAGTTCGGCTCCTACAATCCGCGGCTGGGTGATGGTCGCGGGCTGTTATTGGGCGAGGTCTACAACAGTGCGGGCGAGCATTGGGACCTGCACCTCAAGGGTGCAGGCATGACGCCTTACTCGCGCATGGGCGATGGCCGGGCCGTGCTGCGCTCCTCGATTCGCGAGTTTCTTGCCTCCGAGGCCTTGCACTCGCTCGACATCCCCAGCAGCCGCGCGCTGTGCGTGATTGGCTCCGACACCCCGGTGTGGCGCGAGCAACAAGAACGAGCGGCCATGGTGCTGCGCCTGGCGCCGAGCCATGTCCGCTTTGGACACTTCGAGTATTTCTATTACACCAAGCAACCCGAGGCCCAAAAGCAACTGGGCGAGTACGTGCTGGCGCAACACTTTGCACAGTGCCTGGAACAGCCAGAACCCTGGCTGGCGATGTTCCGCGAAATCGTCGAGCGCAACGCCGAGTTGATCGCCAAATGGCAGGCTTACGGCTTTTGCCACGGCGTGATGAATACCGACAACATGTCGATTTTGGGCATCACCTTCGACTTCGGGCCTTTCGCCTTTCTGGACGACTTCGACGCCCACTTCATTTGCAACCACTCCGACCAGGAAGGGCGTTACTCCTTCAGCAATCAGGTACCCATTGGTCAATGGAACCTCAGTGCACTGGCCCAGGCACTGACACCGTTCATTACCGTTGAAGCCCTGCGCGAGACCTTGGGGTTGTACCTGCCGCTGTATCAGGCGCACTACCTCGACCTGATGCGCCGCCGCCTGGGCCTGACCCGCGCTGAGGGCGGCGATCAGGCATTGATCGAAGATCTGCTGCAACGGATGCAAGGCAGCGCCGTGGACTACACCCTGTTCTTCCGCCGCCTGGGGGATCAACCGGCCGAGCTGGCCGTGGCCCGCCTGCGCGATGACTTCATTGACCTCAAGGGCTTTGACGAATGGGCGGAGCGGTATGTGGCACGGGTCAATCGCGAAGGTCCGCCCGATGACAATGCGCGACGAGAACGCATGCATGCGGTCAACCCGCTGTACATCCTGCGCAACTACCTGGCACAAAAAGCCATCGACGCAGCGCAAGCCGGAGACTACAGCGAAGTACGGCAACTGCATCGGGTACTGACCCGGCCGTTTACCGAACAGCCTGGCATGGAAGCCTATGCCGAGCGGCCGCCGGAATGGGGCAAACATCTGGAGATTAGCTGTTCGTCGTGAACAACCCGTGAATCACGCCGTTGCCACATTGATGACAACGGCTCTACGCCTGATAGATTCCCAAAACCTGACCAACTCATTCCCTCACCACACAGAGACTTTGTGAGCGAATGAGCAGCACCTGCCCTCTCTGCATAACCAAATCGCATATCAACCTTCCCAAACAGTCTTAGACGAAATAACTCACGCTCACTATCGTGACGCCCGCGTGGCGGCTCCGGGTTGCCCGATACCTCATACGAGATTCGTTGCTTAAGGAACGTCCATGTCCTGGGACTCACTTCCCCTGTTGTTCGTCGCTGCCTTGCTGGTGTGGTTGCTGGTGTCGTTTGTGCGCGAGAAGTGGAGCGCCGATGTGGTGGCCGCGATCGGTGTTGCAGCCTTGCTGGTCACGCAGATCCTGACCCCGCACGAAGTGCTGAGTGTGCTGAGCAACTCGGCACCGGCCACGATTGCCTGCATGTTCGTGCTCTCCGCCGCACTGGAGCGCACCGGCTGTATTGATGCATTGGGCAATTGGCTGGGCAATCTGGTGGGAGACCGGCCACTGCGGGTACTCGGCGGCCTGATGATCACTGCACTGGTGATTTCGGCGTTTTTGAACAACACACCGGTGGTCGCCATTTTGACCCCTGTAGCGATTGCCCTGGCCAAGCGCGCCCACACCTCGCCCTCCAAGCTGCTGATTCCCTTGTCCTATGCCACCGTGCTGGGCGGCATGCTGACCATGATCGGCACCTCGACCAACATTCTGGTGGACGGCGTAGCCCGCAAAGCCGGACTCGCGCCTTTCGGCATGTTTGAAATCACCCAGGCCGGGCTGATGTTTGCAGCGGTCGGTTTT is a window of Pseudomonas taetrolens DNA encoding:
- the selO gene encoding protein adenylyltransferase SelO, whose product is MKALDELTFDNRFARLGDTFSTHVLPDPIDAPRLVVASEAAMRLLDLDPAVAEDPVFAKLFGGHTLWADAEPRAMVYSGHQFGSYNPRLGDGRGLLLGEVYNSAGEHWDLHLKGAGMTPYSRMGDGRAVLRSSIREFLASEALHSLDIPSSRALCVIGSDTPVWREQQERAAMVLRLAPSHVRFGHFEYFYYTKQPEAQKQLGEYVLAQHFAQCLEQPEPWLAMFREIVERNAELIAKWQAYGFCHGVMNTDNMSILGITFDFGPFAFLDDFDAHFICNHSDQEGRYSFSNQVPIGQWNLSALAQALTPFITVEALRETLGLYLPLYQAHYLDLMRRRLGLTRAEGGDQALIEDLLQRMQGSAVDYTLFFRRLGDQPAELAVARLRDDFIDLKGFDEWAERYVARVNREGPPDDNARRERMHAVNPLYILRNYLAQKAIDAAQAGDYSEVRQLHRVLTRPFTEQPGMEAYAERPPEWGKHLEISCSS